CGCTTGGGCGTGGGCACGAAGATGCCGCCGTTGCGCACGAACGGAATGTAGGCGCTGTACAGCTGGGCCTTGTCCTTCACCATCAGCGACAGGATGCCGCCCTTTGTTGCATTCATCCTCGTCCTCCGTTCGACGCATCACGCGTGCCGCGCCAGGCAAGCAACAGGTCCACGATCGCCAGGTCGGCGCGCACCGTGGTGCGCAGCAGGTCGCGCGTGCGGTTGGCCGCATCGAACCACGCGGCCAGCTTGTTCAATCGCGCCGGATCGGTCAAGGCCGCCTCGGTCGACTGCGTCAGCGCCAGCTCGGCGGCGAAGCGCAGGCGCAGCGCGGCGTGCTCGTCGCCGGCCCAGCGCTGGGCGGTCTCCACCGCCGACACCTGACCGCGCTCGAGCTTGGCCAGGTCGCCGGCGACCTCGCGGCGCAGCGCCATGCCGCCCTCGGCCAGCCACGACAGCGCCAGGCCGGGATGCCCGCGCGCGGCGTCCAGCGCCTCGGCCGCCGCGCCCTGCGGATAGTCCTGCGCCGCCAGCCAGGCCAGCGCCTCCTCGCGCGCCGGCATGCGGATCTCCAGGCGCTGGCAGCGGCTGCGGATGGTGGCCGGCAGGCGCATGGGCTCGGCGCTGAGCAGCCACAGATAGCGGCCGGGCTGGGGCTCCTCCAGGGTCTTGAGCAGGGCGTTCCAGGCCGCGGTGTTGACCGCGTCGGCCGGATCGATGATCGCCACCTGCGCGCGGCCATACTGCGGGGTCAGCGAGAGCTTCTGCGAGAGCTCACGGATCTGGTCGATCACGATCTCGGTGCGCAGCTTGGTGCCATCGCGCGTGGGGATGAAAGACACCCGCTGCAGGTCCGGATGAGTACCGGCATCGATCAGCTGGATATCGCGGTTGTCGCCGTCGGGCGCGCCCGCGCTGAGCACGTACCGCGCCAGGCGCTCGGCGACCGCGCGCTTGCCCACGCCCGCCGGACCGGCCAGCACCAGCGCATGGCCCAGCCGCCCGGCCTGCAGCGCGGCCAGCGCCTGATCGTAGGCGCGCTGCTGCCAGGGTGTGAACGCGGCCGCGCTCATGCCTGCGTGTCCAGCCAGGCCTGCACGGCCTCACGCACGGCGGCCGCCACGTCCTGCGGCGACTGCGCCGCGTCGATCACGCGGAAACGCTGCGGGAAGGCCTGCGCGCGCCGGCGATAGCCTTCGCGTACCCGTTCGAAGAAGTCGTCCTGCTCGCGCTCGATGCGGTCCGGCCACAGGTCGCGGCCGGCGGTGCGCGCGCGGCCCACGCGCACGTCCAGGTCCAGCAGCAGGGTCAGCGCCGGCGCCACATGCACCACGCGCTGCTCCAGGTCTTCCACCAGCGCGCGATCCAGACCGCGCCCATGTACCTGGTAGGCGTAGCTGGAATCGGTGAAGCGGTCGCTCACCACCCAGGCGCCACGCGCCAGCGCCGGAGCGATCACGCGCTGCACGTGCTGGGCGCGCGCGGCGAACATCAGCAGCAGTTCGGCCTCCGGCGCCAGGGCCTCGTCGCCCGGCTGCAGCACGATGTCGCGCATGCGCTCGGCCAGCGGCGTGCCGCCGGGTTCGCGGGTCAGCAGCACCTCGTGTCCGGCCGCCTGCAGGGTCTCGCGGATCGCGCCCAGCGCGCTGGTCTTGCCGGCACCCTCGCCGCCTTCCAGGCTGAGGAAGTGCCGGTGCTCGAGCGGACGCGGGCTCACGGCTGCCTGGCCCGGGCGTCCTGCGCCGGGGCGGCCTGGACATCACCGGGCGCCGGGGCGGCATCCTCCGGCAGCGGCGGGCGACGCAGGCGGTCCAGGTACTGGCGCACGGCCGCGTTGTGCTGGTCCAGCGTGGCCGAGAACACATGCCGTCCGCTGCCATCGCCCAGCGCCACGAAGTACAGCGCATCGCCATCGGCCGGATGCAGCGCGGCGTCCAGCGCCGCGCGGCCGGGCATGGCGATCGGGGTGGGCGTCAGGCCGGTGCGGGTGTAGGTGTTGTACGGCGTGTCGGTGGTGAGGTCGCTGCGGCGGATGTTGCCGTCGTAGCGGCTGCCGATGCCGTAGATCACGGTCGGGTCGGTCTGCAGCTTCATGCCCAGCCGCAGGCGACGCACGAACACGCCGGCGATCCGCGCGCGCTCCTCGGCGATGCCGGTCTCCTTCTCCACGATCGAGGCCAGGACCAGCGCCTGCTCGGGCGAGTCCAGCGGCAGCTCCGGCGCCCGGGTGGCCCACAGCGCCGCCAGCGTCTTGTCCATGGCCTCGTGGGCGCGCTTGAGCACCTCCAGGTCCGAATCCCCGCGCGCGTAGAGATAGGTCTCCGGCAGGAAACGACCCTCCGGATGTTGCCCCGGGTAGCCCAGCCGGGCCATCAACGCCGCATCGTCCAGCTGCGTGGTCTCGTGACGCAGCGGCGTGGCCGCGTTGAGCGCGGCGCGCAGCTGGCGGATGTTCCAGCCTTCCACGATGGTGAAGCGGTACTGGATCGTGCGGCCCGCACGCATGGCCTGCAGCAGCGAACGCGGGGTGGTCACGCCGGGCTCGAGCGCGTACTCGCCGACCTTGAGCTTGCCGGCCGCGTCCAGACGGCGCGCCAGCAGCTGCCATTCGATGTCCGCCCCGGTCGTGATGCCCTGCGCACGCAGGTGCGCCAGCACGCCGCGGAAACTGTCGCCCTGGCGCACCTGCGCGACCTGGTCGGGCTTCAGGCCCGGCAGCGGCTGCGACTGGAAGGCCTGGTAGTGCTGCCAGCCCCACACGCCGACGGCGGCCACGGCCAGCGCCAGCAGCACGACGATGAACACGAGGGCGCGGCAACCGCGCTTGCAACCTGACGCCACGGCGGGATCGGGTGGTGAGAGAAGTGGGCGGCAGGATACCAGCCGGAGAATCGCGTGCAGAGGAACGAGCAGCGAGGGGGAGCCGGCTTCGGTCCCGCCTTCACTCGTTCCTGGTTCCTCCTTCCCGTTCCTGCCGCCTCACTCCTGCCCCAGCGCCAGCAGCATCCCGCGCGCCTTGGCCCGGGTCTCGCCCAGCTCGGCCTGCGGGTCGGAATCGATCACGATGCCGGCGCCGGTGCGGAAGCGCAGCGTGGTGCCGTGGGCGTCTTCGTCCAGCTGCGCGCTGCGGATCAGGATGTTGAGGTCCATGTCGCCATCGCGCCCCAGCCAGCCGAATGCGCCGGTATAGGCTCCGCGCGGGGTCCGTTCCAGCTCGGCGATGATCTGCATGCAGCGCACCTTGGGACACCCGGTGATGGTGCCGCCGGGAAAGGTCGCGGCGATCACCTGCCCCGGCGTGACCCCGGCGCGCAGCCGGCCGCGTACGTTGCTGACGATGTGATGCACGTGGGCGTAGCTTTCCACCGTCATCAGCTCGTCGACCTCGACGCTGCCGGGCGCGCACACGCGGCCCAGGTCGTTGCGCTCCAGGTCGATCAGCATCACGTGCTCGGCGCGTTCCTTGGGATGGCCGACCAGCTCGCGGATGCGCGCGGCATCGTCGTCGCCTGCGAAGCGCGGGCGGGTGCCGGCGATCGGGCGTGTTTCCACCACGCCGTCGCGCACCGACACTAGGCGCTCCGGCGAGGCGCTGACCACGGCGTGTCCGTCGTACTGGAACAGCCCGGCGAACGGCGCCGGATTGCTGGCCCGGAGCCGCGTGTACAGCGCGGCCGGCTCCAGCCGCGGCGCGAACCGCGCCTGCCAGCCGCGCGAGAGATTCACCTGGAACACATCGCCGGCGGCGAGGTAGTCCAGGATGCGGCGCACGCCCTCTGTGAAGCGCTCGGGCGCGTCCTCGTGCAGCGCCTCGGGCGCGTGCCAGACAGGCGCCTGCAGCGTCGCCGCCCGCGCCAGATCCGCGGCGATCAGGTCCAGCAGCGCCTCGCATCCGGGCTCGGCCACGGCCACGCAGCGGCCGCTCGCGCGATCGCGCAATACCGCGCCGGGACACCGCAGCGCCAGGGCCACCGGACCGGCGCCCTCGCCCTGCGGCAAGGCCAGCACCGGCTCGACCTGTGAGGCCAGCTCGTAATCCAGCATCAGCGCCCAGCCGCCGTGGAACGGCCACGGCGAGGCCGCGCGCGCCGTGCGCAGCGGCTGCCACGCGGCATCGAGGAGTTCGAGGAAATCACCCTCCAGCGGCGCGCCGTCCAGCGTGCGGGTCGCGCCATCGCCTTCCAGGCGCAGGCCTTCGCCCGTGCTCGCCAGCAGCAGGTCCCAGCGCCCGTGCACCGTGCCCGAGGCGACCGACTCCATCAGCAGCGGATAGCGCGCCGACGCGCTGCGCTGCAGGGCCAGCAGGTCGGTGTCGCCGGGCAGTTCGTGGATCAGCATGGAGGCATCGTCATCCCGCAACGCACATCGGGAGCGGCCTTGAGGCCGCTCCCGATGCGGGTGTTGCATGGCGCGGCATGCTCAGAGGCGCTTGAACACCAGCGTGCCGTTGGTCCCGCCGAAGCCGAAGCCGTTGGACATGGCCACGTCGATCTTCTTCTCGCGCGCCACGTTGGGCACGTAGTCCAGATCGCAGCCCTCGCCCGGGTTGTCCAGGTTGATGGTCGGCGGGATCACGCCCTCGTGCAGCGCCATCACCGAGAAGATGGCTTCCACGCCGCCGGCGGCGCCGAGCAGGTGACCGGTCATCGACTTGGTCGAGCTGACCATCATCTTGTAGGCGTGATCGCCCATGGCGCGCTTCATCGCCAGGGTCTCGGCCACGTCGCCCAGCGGCGTGGAGGTGCCATGCGCGTTGAGGTAGGCGACCTCTTCCGGGTTCACGCCGGCATCCTTCATCGCCATGGTCATGCAGCGCGCCGGGCCGTCGCCGTCCTCGCTGGGCGCAGTCATGTGCCAGGCGTCCTGGCTGGCGCCGAAGCCGGCCAGCTCGCAGTAGATGCGCGCGCCGCGGGCCTTGGCGTGTTCGTACTCCTCGATCACCAGGATGCCGGCGCCGTCGCCCATGACGAAGCCGTCGCGCTCGGCGTCCCACGGCCGCGAGGCGCGGGTCGGATCGTCGTTGCGGGTGGACATGGCCTTCATCGAACAGAAGCCGGCCATCGAGGTCGGCGAGGAGCCGCGCTCGGCGCCGCCGCAGACCATCACGTCGGCATCGCCGTACTGGATGGTGCGCATGGCCATGCCGATGGAGTGGTTGGCCGTCGCGCACGCCGACACGGCCGAGAAGCCAGGCCCTTTCAGACCCTTCATGATGCTCAGGTGGCCCGGCAGCATGTTGATGATCGTGCTGGGGATGTAGAACGGCGAGACCTTGCGCGCGCCGCCCTCCAGGTACTTCTCGGTCTGCTGCTCGATGCCCAGGATGCCGCCGATGCCCGAACCGACCATCGCGCCGATGCGCTCGGCGTTGGCTTCGGTGACTTCCAGGCCCGAGTCCTGGAGCGCCATCAGCGAGGCCGCCACGCCGTAATGGATGAAGGCATCCATCTTCTTGGCGTCCTTGGGATGGATGAACTGGCTGATGTCCAGATCCCGCACCTCGCCGCAGATGCGGGTGGCGAAGGTCGAGGCATCGAACGAGGTCAGCGGACCGATGCCCGAACGGCCATTCTTGATGCCGTCCCAGCTGGAAACCAGATCGTTGCCCAGCGGCGAGACCATGCCCATGCCGGTAACGACGACGCGACGTCGGCTCATAACGTTCTACTCCGCAATGCTGCAGGCCGGTCCGGAACCGGCGTTGACAGGGGTGTCTGCGCACCTGCGACCAGATGCGCGCGGGGCCGCAAGCGCGGCCCCGGCGTGATGCTTCGCGTCAGCGCCGATCAGGCCTTGACGTGGGCCTTGACGTAGTCGATGGCCTGCTGGACGGAGGTGATCTTCTCGGCCTCTTCGTCCGGAATTTCGCACTCGAACTCTTCTTCCAGCGCCATGACCAGCTCGACGGTGTCCAGCGAGTCGGCGCCCAGATCGTCCACGAACGATGCGTTGGTGGTGACTTCTTCCTCTTTGACGCCAAGCTGTTCGACAACGATCTTCTTGACGCGTTCTTCAATGCTGCTCATGGATTCGCTCCAGACGGAGGTGGGTAGTAAACACGGGATAGTGTAGTGGAAACAGGACGTTACGCGCGTGTGTGCGTATCGCCCCGCGAATCAGCCACTTAGGGCGGATTTCTGCCTTACGGCATGTACATGCCGCCGTTGACGTGCAGGGTTTCGCCGGTGATGTACTTGGCGCCCGGCCCGGCCAGGAAGGCCACGGCGTTGGCGATGTCGGCCGGCTCGCCCAGCTGGCCCAGCGCGATCTGGCCCAGCAGCGCCGCGCGCGCATCCTCGGGCAGGGCCTTGGTCATGTCGGTATCGATGAACCCGGGCGCCACCACATTGACGGTGACCCCGCGCGAGCCGATTTCCTTGGCCAGCGACTTGGAGAAGGCGATGATGCCGGCCTTGGCCGCGGCGTAGTTGGTCTGGCCCGGGTTGCCGGTCACGCCGACCACCGAGGCGATGTTGATGATGCGGCCGCGGCGCGCCTTCATCATGCCGCGCATGACCGCCTTGGAGGTGCGGAACACGCTGGACAGGTTGGTGTCCAGGATCGCGTTCCAGTCCTCGTCCTTCATCCGCATCAACAGGTTGTCGCGGGTGATGCCGGCGTTGTTGACCAGGATCGAGACGGGCCCGAATTCCTTGGCGGTGGCTTCGATCAGCGCCTCGATCGCCTCGGCGTCGGTGACGTCCAGGGTGCGGCCGTGGCCGCCCAGGGTCTCCATGCGCTGGGCGATGGCCTGCGCGCCGGCGTCGGTGGTCGCCGTGCCGATGACGGTGGCGCCCTGCGCGGCCAGCGTGTCGGCGATGGCCGCGCCGATGCCGCGGCTGGCGCCGGTCACCAGGGCGATCTCGCCGGCCAGGGGGAGTGCAGCGTTCATGCGGTCTTCCAGGTCTCGAGCGCCGAAGCGAAGTCGGCCGGGGTGGACAGCGCGCGGCCGTCGAGGGACTTGTCGATGCGCTTGACCAGGCCGGTCAGCACCTTGCCCGGCCCGCATTCGGCGATGCGCGTGGCACCGCCGGCGGCCAGCGCCTGCACGCAATCGGTCCAGCGCACCGGCAGGTACAGCTGGCGCACCAGCGCCTCGGCGATCGACTCGATCGAATCGTGCACCTGGGCATCGACATTCTGCACCACCGGCAGCGCCGGCAGATGCCAGGACAGGCCCTTGATGGTCTCGGCCAGGCGGTTGGCGGCCTCGCGCATCAGCGGGGTGTGCGAGGGCACGCTGACGGCCAGCTTGACCGTCTTGCGGATGCCGCGCGCGTTGAGTTCGGCGATGGCCGCATCGACCGCCTCGGCATCGCCGCCGATCACGATCTGGCCAGGCGAGTTGTAGTTGGCCGGCACCACGACCTTGCTGCCGGAGACCTGCGTGCAGACCTCGGCCACCAGCGCATCCTCGGCGCCGAGCACGGCGGCCATCGCGCCGACGCCGGCCGGCGCGGCCTCCTGCATCAGCTGGCCGCGGATGCGCACCAGGTGCGCGCCGTCCCGCAGCGACAGCGCACCGGCGGCGACCAGCGCGGTGTACTCGCCCAGGCTGTGACCGGCCAGTCGGGCCGGCGTCGGGCCGCCTTCCTTGCGCCACAGGCGCCACACCGCGATGCCCGCGGCCAGCAGGGCCGGCTGGGTGTATTCGGTGCGATTGAGGAGTTCTTCCGGGCCGCCCTGCGAGAGCGCCCACAGGTCCGTGCCGGCGCCGTCGGACGCCTCGTTGAAGGTGTCGCGCACCTGCGGGTGCAGCTCGGCCAGTTCGGCCAGCATGCCAACCGACTGCGATCCCTGGCCGGGAAACACGAAGGCAAGTGAGGTGTCAGTCACGCGCAAGAACGCCCTGCTGGAAAAAACGAGCGGCGATGATAAGCGTGAAAGGCGCGCGCCGTCTGTACTGGGGCGTATGCCGGCGGCCGGCATTGCGCCGATGCGCTGTTCATCCCGCCAGCAGGCGCAGCACGTCCAGGTCGCCGTCGCTGAACCAGTCGATCGCCAGCGTGCAGATGACCAGCACGCTGAAGGTGCTGGCCGCATGCAGCACCAGCAGCGCATGCGCCAGCCGGCGCGACTTGCGTCCCAGTCGGTTGCACACCGCCGCCAGGCGCTGCAGGCGACCGGTGACCCGATGGGTCTGCTGCTGCACGTCGCTGGCATCGCGTGCCATCGCCTCGTGCATCAGCGACTGCAGCGCCTCGGGCCGGTGCTCGTAGTAGCGCGCCACGCCGTAGCCGAACATCAGCCAGTCGCGCGCCTGCGCCTGGGCCAGGCTCATCACTTCCAGCGGGTCTTCCTCGAAATCGATGAAGCCGATGCGCTGCCCGTCGTAGGTCATGTTGCGCGGCAGGGGCTGGCCGA
The window above is part of the Pseudoxanthomonas sp. X-1 genome. Proteins encoded here:
- the tmk gene encoding dTMP kinase; the protein is MSPRPLEHRHFLSLEGGEGAGKTSALGAIRETLQAAGHEVLLTREPGGTPLAERMRDIVLQPGDEALAPEAELLLMFAARAQHVQRVIAPALARGAWVVSDRFTDSSYAYQVHGRGLDRALVEDLEQRVVHVAPALTLLLDLDVRVGRARTAGRDLWPDRIEREQDDFFERVREGYRRRAQAFPQRFRVIDAAQSPQDVAAAVREAVQAWLDTQA
- the fabF gene encoding beta-ketoacyl-ACP synthase II, which gives rise to MSRRRVVVTGMGMVSPLGNDLVSSWDGIKNGRSGIGPLTSFDASTFATRICGEVRDLDISQFIHPKDAKKMDAFIHYGVAASLMALQDSGLEVTEANAERIGAMVGSGIGGILGIEQQTEKYLEGGARKVSPFYIPSTIINMLPGHLSIMKGLKGPGFSAVSACATANHSIGMAMRTIQYGDADVMVCGGAERGSSPTSMAGFCSMKAMSTRNDDPTRASRPWDAERDGFVMGDGAGILVIEEYEHAKARGARIYCELAGFGASQDAWHMTAPSEDGDGPARCMTMAMKDAGVNPEEVAYLNAHGTSTPLGDVAETLAMKRAMGDHAYKMMVSSTKSMTGHLLGAAGGVEAIFSVMALHEGVIPPTINLDNPGEGCDLDYVPNVAREKKIDVAMSNGFGFGGTNGTLVFKRL
- the fabG gene encoding 3-oxoacyl-ACP reductase FabG, whose translation is MNAALPLAGEIALVTGASRGIGAAIADTLAAQGATVIGTATTDAGAQAIAQRMETLGGHGRTLDVTDAEAIEALIEATAKEFGPVSILVNNAGITRDNLLMRMKDEDWNAILDTNLSSVFRTSKAVMRGMMKARRGRIINIASVVGVTGNPGQTNYAAAKAGIIAFSKSLAKEIGSRGVTVNVVAPGFIDTDMTKALPEDARAALLGQIALGQLGEPADIANAVAFLAGPGAKYITGETLHVNGGMYMP
- a CDS encoding serine/threonine protein phosphatase yields the protein MVEPILIDGRQAWLKHYRDGGSRLLSLGALNFIADRLGMDPLRPPPHHVGAVAMDTEARRLGELAAQRVHVPAVIGRGRASLVLSDNGRSLASWLREARDDAECDRLVRLALEAMARAHAEGAYFGQPLPRNMTYDGQRIGFIDFEEDPLEVMSLAQAQARDWLMFGYGVARYYEHRPEALQSLMHEAMARDASDVQQQTHRVTGRLQRLAAVCNRLGRKSRRLAHALLVLHAASTFSVLVICTLAIDWFSDGDLDVLRLLAG
- a CDS encoding DNA polymerase III subunit delta' encodes the protein MSAAAFTPWQQRAYDQALAALQAGRLGHALVLAGPAGVGKRAVAERLARYVLSAGAPDGDNRDIQLIDAGTHPDLQRVSFIPTRDGTKLRTEIVIDQIRELSQKLSLTPQYGRAQVAIIDPADAVNTAAWNALLKTLEEPQPGRYLWLLSAEPMRLPATIRSRCQRLEIRMPAREEALAWLAAQDYPQGAAAEALDAARGHPGLALSWLAEGGMALRREVAGDLAKLERGQVSAVETAQRWAGDEHAALRLRFAAELALTQSTEAALTDPARLNKLAAWFDAANRTRDLLRTTVRADLAIVDLLLAWRGTRDASNGGRG
- a CDS encoding aminodeoxychorismate synthase component I, whose protein sequence is MLIHELPGDTDLLALQRSASARYPLLMESVASGTVHGRWDLLLASTGEGLRLEGDGATRTLDGAPLEGDFLELLDAAWQPLRTARAASPWPFHGGWALMLDYELASQVEPVLALPQGEGAGPVALALRCPGAVLRDRASGRCVAVAEPGCEALLDLIAADLARAATLQAPVWHAPEALHEDAPERFTEGVRRILDYLAAGDVFQVNLSRGWQARFAPRLEPAALYTRLRASNPAPFAGLFQYDGHAVVSASPERLVSVRDGVVETRPIAGTRPRFAGDDDAARIRELVGHPKERAEHVMLIDLERNDLGRVCAPGSVEVDELMTVESYAHVHHIVSNVRGRLRAGVTPGQVIAATFPGGTITGCPKVRCMQIIAELERTPRGAYTGAFGWLGRDGDMDLNILIRSAQLDEDAHGTTLRFRTGAGIVIDSDPQAELGETRAKARGMLLALGQE
- the acpP gene encoding acyl carrier protein, giving the protein MSSIEERVKKIVVEQLGVKEEEVTTNASFVDDLGADSLDTVELVMALEEEFECEIPDEEAEKITSVQQAIDYVKAHVKA
- the mltG gene encoding endolytic transglycosylase MltG; the protein is MASGCKRGCRALVFIVVLLALAVAAVGVWGWQHYQAFQSQPLPGLKPDQVAQVRQGDSFRGVLAHLRAQGITTGADIEWQLLARRLDAAGKLKVGEYALEPGVTTPRSLLQAMRAGRTIQYRFTIVEGWNIRQLRAALNAATPLRHETTQLDDAALMARLGYPGQHPEGRFLPETYLYARGDSDLEVLKRAHEAMDKTLAALWATRAPELPLDSPEQALVLASIVEKETGIAEERARIAGVFVRRLRLGMKLQTDPTVIYGIGSRYDGNIRRSDLTTDTPYNTYTRTGLTPTPIAMPGRAALDAALHPADGDALYFVALGDGSGRHVFSATLDQHNAAVRQYLDRLRRPPLPEDAAPAPGDVQAAPAQDARARQP
- the fabD gene encoding ACP S-malonyltransferase; translated protein: MTDTSLAFVFPGQGSQSVGMLAELAELHPQVRDTFNEASDGAGTDLWALSQGGPEELLNRTEYTQPALLAAGIAVWRLWRKEGGPTPARLAGHSLGEYTALVAAGALSLRDGAHLVRIRGQLMQEAAPAGVGAMAAVLGAEDALVAEVCTQVSGSKVVVPANYNSPGQIVIGGDAEAVDAAIAELNARGIRKTVKLAVSVPSHTPLMREAANRLAETIKGLSWHLPALPVVQNVDAQVHDSIESIAEALVRQLYLPVRWTDCVQALAAGGATRIAECGPGKVLTGLVKRIDKSLDGRALSTPADFASALETWKTA